GCATTTAACAACGCATCATTAGGCTATGTACATGCGATGGCGCACCAGCTTGGTGGTTTCTACGACCTACCACACGGCGTTTGTAATGCCATTTTACTTCCGCACGTTCAGCGCTATAACGCGCAGATTTGCCCAGAACGTCTTCGTGACGTAGCAAAAGCGATGGGGGTGAATGTGGAAGGCATGAGCGCAGAGCAAGGCGCGAATGCAGCGATTGAGGCGATTGTCGCTCTGGCCAAAGATGTTGGCATTCCTGCGGGTATTCGTGAGCTGGGCGCGAAACTGGAAGACATTCCCACTTTGGCGGATAACGCACTGAAAGACGCTTGCGGCTTTACCAACCCGAAACAAGCCACGCACGCAGAGATCTCGGCCATTTTCGAAGCCGCCATGTAATCCCGCTGGCTATCATTAACGTGTTATAAGCAAAGCCAAAGGCCGAAGGTGTCACTTTCGGCCTTTTTGTTCTGTCCGGTAACTTCGACACATTTGTTCACCTTTCGCCCATATGACATTTTCGCTTCCTGGCATACACTTGATTCATTACTTCCTCATAACGCCGGATGGCGTGACGTAAATGCCTATGCCAACAACAAGGAAAGTCGATGAACAAAAGTCATGCGCTCGGCTGGCTCGCCAGCTTAATCATTTGGGTCTGCTCTCCCACCCTTTATGCCGCTAATCTCAAAGCGACAAAAATTGCCAGCGGCTACCACATTCCTTGGGGCATCACTTTTGTCGACAGCGCTTATGCGGTGATTAACGAGAAAAATGGCCACATATCGCTGCTGGATGTGACCAAGGGCAAGAAAACGCCCCTCTATACGCTTTCCAACGTCAATGATGCAGGGCAAGGCGGTTTGATGGACGTCGCGCTCTCCCCTGTCTCGCGTCAAATGCTCTACTTCACTTTCAGCAAAGAGGTCGACAACGGCACCACTGTCGTGCTGGCCAGCGCAAAGCTGAGCAACAAAACTCTCTCTGACTGGCAAGAACTGTTTGTCGCCGATGCCTCCTCTACCACGGGCAGGCACTTTGGCAGTCGCATCACCTTTGATCAGCAAAATCGACTTTACTTTTCGATTGGCGATCGCGGAGAAAGAGATAACGGGCAAAACCCCGCCAACCACGCCGCAGCGATTCTGCGGCTCAATCTGGATGGCAGTGTACCAAACGACAACCCTTTCTTGCTGGATGATACGGTAAGAAATGAGATTTGGAGTTACGGCCATCGTAATCCGCAAGGTCTGTTTTTTGACTCACAGGCAGCGCAACTGTGGTCGGTAGAGCACGGGCCGCGTGGCGGTGACGAAATCAATCTGATCCAACCCGGGAAAAATTATGGCTGGGCAAAAACCTCGCACGGTAAAGAGTATTGGGGGCCGATGCGTGTCGGCGAAGCGGAAACCTTACCCAATATCGAAGCGCCTAAACTGGTTTACGTCCCTTCCATCGCCCCAAGCAGTTTGCTGCTCTATCGAGGAGAACGCTATCCAAGCTTAAATGGCAAACTGCTTATCGGCGCGTTAAAGCTGACCCACATTAACGTGGTCAGCATAAAAAACGGTCAGCTTGCAGAAACTGACCGTTTATTTACCCATCTCAACGAGCGTATCCGAGCCATCAGCGTGAGCCCGGACGACTTT
This Vibrio navarrensis DNA region includes the following protein-coding sequences:
- a CDS encoding PQQ-dependent sugar dehydrogenase; this encodes MNKSHALGWLASLIIWVCSPTLYAANLKATKIASGYHIPWGITFVDSAYAVINEKNGHISLLDVTKGKKTPLYTLSNVNDAGQGGLMDVALSPVSRQMLYFTFSKEVDNGTTVVLASAKLSNKTLSDWQELFVADASSTTGRHFGSRITFDQQNRLYFSIGDRGERDNGQNPANHAAAILRLNLDGSVPNDNPFLLDDTVRNEIWSYGHRNPQGLFFDSQAAQLWSVEHGPRGGDEINLIQPGKNYGWAKTSHGKEYWGPMRVGEAETLPNIEAPKLVYVPSIAPSSLLLYRGERYPSLNGKLLIGALKLTHINVVSIKNGQLAETDRLFTHLNERIRAISVSPDDFLYFTTDNGNVYRIEP